One part of the Chloroflexota bacterium genome encodes these proteins:
- a CDS encoding type II toxin-antitoxin system VapC family toxin, with the protein MNVVDSSAWLEYFSEGPNASFFAPAIENVDQLAVPTLVSFEVFKHVLLRRGESLALRASSALRQGLTVDLDPTLAIGAARISATEKLPLADSIILATARRLGAQLWTQDSDFSGFENVQFRPRQS; encoded by the coding sequence TGGCTGGAGTACTTCAGCGAGGGACCAAATGCGTCGTTTTTTGCTCCGGCGATCGAAAACGTGGATCAGCTGGCGGTCCCGACGTTGGTCTCATTTGAAGTGTTCAAACATGTCCTCCTGCGACGCGGAGAGAGCCTGGCGTTGCGCGCGTCCTCTGCCTTGCGGCAGGGTCTCACGGTGGATCTTGATCCGACATTGGCAATCGGTGCCGCGCGTATTTCGGCTACCGAGAAGCTTCCGCTGGCCGACAGCATAATCCTGGCGACGGCGCGGCGACTAGGCGCCCAGCTTTGGACACAGGATTCAGATTTCAGTGGATTTGAAAATGTGCAATTCAGGCCGCGTCAAAGTTAG